In Hevea brasiliensis isolate MT/VB/25A 57/8 chromosome 13, ASM3005281v1, whole genome shotgun sequence, a single genomic region encodes these proteins:
- the LOC110670037 gene encoding uncharacterized protein LOC110670037, which translates to MKPGETILEMSTRFTDLVNVLKALEKEFTEEELVKKVLRSLLKSWETKVTAIFDTKGFFKFIYDELIGSLIAHEMLYDKNKSNVVDEKKKKGIALKSNKEDEKRNIIAFKADSSDSSNSSSDKDDIAMITRRFKKAFKKGGLKYKKFLKNYSPKSETSKDQREIKCFECNKPGHIKPNCPKLKKNNSKDKSKKAFVAGWKDSEDSSIDKEVAHICLMAIKDNKPESSHQKESNNEVNNSESLSIEEYEDAFAKLHKEYKVYKKRCSSLNKEIASLRLENISISIAMQENKFYKNQMLLFDELKKELEDSKTTCEKLIEKNRMLKAKVESLTNDLAKFTNGTQILDTLLGSQRFSNKKSGLDYNGFMHYGKYKNFFVKASSSSLPNVICFHYNQNGHMVSHCPIRKGSLKVKKIWVSKGTVSNVSNP; encoded by the coding sequence atgaaacctggagAAACCATTTTAGAAATGAGCACAAGATTCACTGATCTGGTGAATGTTCTCAAAGCACTTGAAAAGGAATTTACTGAAGAAGAATTAGTCAAGAAAGTCTTGAGATCACTACTTAAATCATGGGAAACAAAAGTGACAGCGATTTTTGACACTAAAGGCTTCTTTAAATTCATTTATGATGAGCTGATTGGTTCTCTTATCGCTCATGAAATGCTTTATGATAAGAATAAGAGCAATGTGgttgatgaaaagaaaaagaaaggaattgCCTTGAAATCAAACAAAGAGGATGAGAAAAGGAATATTATAGCTTTTAAGGCTGACTCAAGTGACAGCTCCAATAGTTCAAGTGATAAAGATGATATTGCTATGATTACAAGAAGATTCAAGAAAGCATTCAAAAAGGGAGGTTTGAAATATAAGAAGTTTTTAAAGAACTATTCTCCCAAAAGTGAAACAAGCAAGGATCAAAGAGAGATCAAATGCTTCGAATGCAATAAACCtggccacattaagccaaattGTCCTAAACTAAAAAAGAATAATTCAAAGGACAAGAGCAAGAAAGCATTTGTTGCTGGTTGGAAGGATAGTGAAGACTCCTCAATTGACAAGGAGGTTGCACACATTTGTCTCATGGCAATAAAAGACAACAAACCAGAAAGTTCTCACCAAAAAGAAAGCAATAATGAGGTAAATAATTCTGAATCACTTAGTATTGAAGAATATGAAGATGCATTTGCCAAATTGCATAAAGAATACAAAGTTTATAAGAAAAGATGTTCTTCTTTAAATAAAGAAATTGCTTCCTTAAGATTAGAAAATATTTCTATAAGTATTGCTATGCAAGAAAACAagttttataaaaatcaaatgctattgtttgatgagttgaaaaagGAGTTAGAAGATTCAAAAACTACTTGTGAAAAACTCATTGAGAAAAACAGAATGTTGAAAGCTAAGGTGGAATCATTGACAAATGATTTAGCTAAATTCACCAATGGCACACAAATTCTTGATACTTTACTTGGTTCTCAAagattttcaaataaaaaatctGGTCTTGATTATAATGGATTTATGCACTATGGAAAATACAAGAATTTCTTTgtaaaagcttcatcttcttcattaccAAATGTTATTTGTTTCCATTATAATCAAAATGGTCATATGGTTAGTCATTGTCCCATAAGAAAAGGTTCTTTAAAGGTGAAAAAGATTTGGGTATCTAAAGGAACAGTTTCTAATGTCTCTAACCCCTAA